cttcaaaagcgcgggtcaaaatctagtttctcgTTAAACTCGCTgctcaaaataaattttcatgaACCTATTTTCTTGTCAACGCAAGCAACTGTCCAAGCTATTTTTATATTACATGTTCTTTCTCTGGGTTGTTACAACACTATCATTTTGATATTCTTTTTGAATGAATAGAAAAACCAAAGGTGGGAAGTTTACAACTTTGTCAACTCTATAATTGTGTTATTAAGGATTCCATTCCGCTAACAATTTTAGTTTGCATAATAGTTTTTTCTCTGAACTGGTACAACACCAGTAAACAAATGATTGTCTTCTAAATCGCAGGACTAAGTCTCTGTTCTCCTACATTGACTCTAATTAAACAAATGTGTCAACTTGATGATTTTTACTTGGTAAAGACATCTACCAATCATTGATGAAAACAATAACATTTCATGCACATTATTCCTCTGAATTAGTACAACATCTTTCTTTAGTAATTCTTTTGAATAATAttcaacaagaagaaaactCCTTTTCTTTCTACTATAAAGTCTCTATCATTCTCTCATGCAGAACGCACACACAAAATAAAATGGCAAGAATCATAACTACACTCTCTACAcctctgtttttcttcttcctcttctccctGCTCTCTCACCAAACCATTTCTCAACCCGAACACTTGACTACTTTCTGCAACCCTTCCGACAACTTCACACAAACCAGTTCATACGAAGCAAACCGAGACCTTCTACTCTCCTCTCTCCGCGTCAGTTCCTCCCTCGGAACCTATTCAAACGCCACAGTCGGTCGTAGTCCCAACACAGTCCACGGCATGTTCCTCTGCAGAGGAGACACCACCGCAGCGTCTTGCTCAGACTGCGTCCAGACCGCTACAATCGAGATCGCTACAAACTGTACTCTTAACAAAGAAGCGGTCATATACTACGAAGAGTGCATGGTTCGGTACTCTAATGTTTCCTTCTTCTCTGTTCTTGAGGTCAGACCGAGCATCGTCCTTTACTCTCTTCGCTCTGCTCCAAACTCGAATACGCTCAATGAAACGTTAGCTGATAAATTCAACCAACTGATTCTCAACGTGTCTTCGTCCTCTTTGGTTCCGTATTTTCTGGAAGATCAAGAACTTGTGACTCAAGCAGAGGGTTCTTATAAGTTTGAGTCAATGGTTCAGTGTAGTCCTGGTCTTGACCGGTTCAACTGTACCGTTTGTCTCAGATTTGCGCTCTTAAGAGTTTCAACTTGTTGCGGTTCACCAAGTTCTGCTCTGATCTTTACTCCTAAATGTCTTTTGAGGTATCAAACCTCTGTTTTGTCGTCGCCGCCACCGTTGCCTCCATCCTCTCCACCTCCTCTATCGTTGCCGCCGCCTCCACCGTCACCGGCTCTATTTTTACCGCCTCCTGGTTTATCGCAACCGCCACCACCGCCGCTGGTTTTCACGCGGCCACAGAGCAGCGGGTCGTTTTCTAACGTTATTAAAGGTGatcatatttttgtatgtatttttgtttagttttgatCATATgactttctttttcaaaaaatttgatCATATGAGTATCTTTTTGATATAATGTTTATGTATCCAACTACAAATATTATTGACAGGGTTGGCTCTAattttattccattttttttGTGGCAGGAAACCAAATATTTGGGAGAATTGCTATGACGATGGCAGTTTTGGTGTTTGCACTTGTGAATTTGTGAACACATTTGATGATTTTGGATTGAAATAATTTGCAATTCCTTTTATGTTTGTcatgtgttgttgttgtcttcttaAGATCAAAAGCCACAAAGTATGTGAATATTGAAAATCatgtttcttttttgaacatttAACCATGTTGATTTTGAACATCTAATCATTTTGATGTTTGTTTGCATTTGatcaacaaaagaagaagagttgGAGGCtgatatatcaaattataattaatttctGTTTTACATACTCTTTTGCTATATCAATACTTTTAATTTTCcagcatgaccaattgataactGTTTAGTccatttatttataatcatGTTTTCCTAATAATTAACTGCCAATATTTAACATATAGATATCTGCAAAGACATATTAGATTATAACTGCTACTACACCACTACACATTTTAAGATTATCACGAAAACAACTTCTGTTTTtgaatgtttaaaaaaatcaaacacacgcacaaatatattaatatgctATACAaattcttatataaaattatggttttatGGTATGTGTTATACTTTAGCATAActgtatgtatataaatatatatgtatattatttatagtttgtattgcaatatttttaataaactaaacaattattatatttaaaatttaaaataaatcttcaatttgtattcataaatttatgattagaaagttaataataaaatagtaataattaatttcagacatatttacagaaa
This portion of the Raphanus sativus cultivar WK10039 unplaced genomic scaffold, ASM80110v3 Scaffold3440, whole genome shotgun sequence genome encodes:
- the LOC130506586 gene encoding cysteine-rich repeat secretory protein 9-like; the protein is MARIITTLSTPLFFFFLFSLLSHQTISQPEHLTTFCNPSDNFTQTSSYEANRDLLLSSLRVSSSLGTYSNATVGRSPNTVHGMFLCRGDTTAASCSDCVQTATIEIATNCTLNKEAVIYYEECMVRYSNVSFFSVLEVRPSIVLYSLRSAPNSNTLNETLADKFNQLILNVSSSSLVPYFLEDQELVTQAEGSYKFESMVQCSPGLDRFNCTVCLRFALLRVSTCCGSPSSALIFTPKCLLRYQTSVLSSPPPLPPSSPPPLSLPPPPPSPALFLPPPGLSQPPPPPLVFTRPQSSGSFSNVIKGNQIFGRIAMTMAVLVFALVNL